In Mesorhizobium sp. 113-3-3, a genomic segment contains:
- a CDS encoding DoxX family membrane protein: MFVQTVQALGALLIGGVFVWAGIEHFVKFRAMTEYLTARQFPAPVVLLAAGSALEIVAGSLLAMGIAMLFAAAALAVFTLAANMLLLRFWACEGLERQTLRSAFLVNFAVIGGLLLAATA, from the coding sequence ATGTTCGTTCAAACGGTTCAGGCGCTGGGCGCGCTTCTGATCGGCGGCGTGTTTGTATGGGCCGGCATCGAGCATTTCGTGAAGTTCAGGGCAATGACCGAGTATCTGACCGCCCGGCAATTTCCAGCTCCGGTCGTCCTGCTCGCGGCGGGTTCCGCGTTGGAGATTGTCGCCGGCTCCTTGCTTGCCATGGGCATTGCGATGCTATTCGCCGCCGCCGCGCTGGCGGTGTTTACGTTGGCGGCGAACATGCTCCTACTGCGGTTCTGGGCCTGTGAGGGCCTGGAACGGCAGACGCTGCGATCCGCCTTTCTGGTCAACTTCGCCGTTATTGGCGGATTGCTGCTTGCGGCAACCGCATAG
- a CDS encoding VOC family protein produces MKARISVITLGVDNLEASLEFYRDGLGFPTEGIIGKEFENGAVAFFDLQNGLKFAIFERSNIAVDAGIAQTGRSPTEFTIGHNVTSEAEVDAAMAQAISAGARLVRPAQNTFWGGYAGYFQDPDDHLWEVVFNPAFLPED; encoded by the coding sequence ATGAAAGCTCGCATCAGTGTCATCACGCTTGGTGTCGACAATCTGGAAGCATCGCTCGAATTCTACCGAGACGGACTGGGGTTTCCGACCGAAGGCATTATCGGCAAAGAGTTCGAGAACGGCGCCGTCGCCTTCTTCGATCTGCAGAATGGCTTGAAGTTCGCGATCTTCGAACGCTCCAACATCGCTGTTGATGCCGGCATCGCCCAGACCGGCCGCAGCCCGACGGAGTTCACCATCGGCCACAATGTCACGAGCGAGGCCGAGGTCGATGCCGCGATGGCGCAGGCCATCAGCGCCGGCGCGCGCCTTGTCAGGCCGGCGCAGAACACGTTCTGGGGTGGCTATGCCGGCTATTTCCAGGATCCGGACGACCATCTGTGGGAAGTCGTCTTCAACCCTGCCTTCCTTCCCGAGGACTGA